A stretch of the Sorangium aterium genome encodes the following:
- a CDS encoding MopE-related protein has protein sequence MRRYLLALGAWAALGVLAGACGRTSLPDLSGASAGGGGFGGATSGSMSTSSSGGGGVGGFDACGAPTDCDDGDDCTSDDCTDGRCDHRPRDDDRDGVGPTSCGGSDCNDLNPSVFPGAPEICTDAADNDCNGVSDCFDPACATGEICGCTPSPAGERCQNGVDDDCDTIVDCFDADCSGTPACGCSTSEAGKCGNGVDDDCDLAFDCDDADCASEPLCACSSQRERCDNREDDDCDLLVDCGDPDCRGIFPCACEPPGSPERCEDGVDNDCDGRVDCADPQCISAPACKRCVPEVCDDGVDNNCDERVDCADSACAFAPNCEPTPERCNNRVDDDGDALVDCQDPDCASSPVCVIEQANCLSPKRIPGTGTYTGDTTGHVSETRGECGGDAGEAVFFFVLTAPSRVHLDSRGSGFDTALYVRTGVCNSGREIGCDDDSGGAQASLLDFSILYPGTYFVFLDGFTIDPASGPNEGPFVLNVEIAPNPREICDDDLDNDGDHYVDCADPGCATFGPCRSCAKGAAPGPEFGTAACTDGIDNDCDGALDCADEDCSASDVYVTECCNGLDENGNGFPDDFNCRCASDADCDGGQLCYTHTTFTCGFPCESFRGSICPFVAPGSHCNDATHQCEF, from the coding sequence ATGCGACGGTACCTCCTCGCGCTCGGCGCATGGGCGGCGCTCGGCGTCCTGGCGGGAGCGTGCGGCCGGACGAGCCTCCCCGACCTCTCGGGCGCCAGCGCTGGTGGGGGCGGCTTCGGCGGCGCGACGAGCGGCAGCATGTCGACCTCATCGAGCGGAGGCGGGGGCGTCGGAGGCTTCGACGCATGCGGCGCCCCCACGGACTGTGACGATGGCGACGACTGCACGAGCGACGACTGCACAGACGGGCGCTGCGACCATCGTCCCCGCGACGACGATCGGGACGGCGTCGGCCCGACGTCCTGCGGCGGGAGCGACTGCAACGACCTCAACCCGTCCGTCTTCCCGGGCGCGCCGGAGATCTGCACGGACGCGGCGGACAACGACTGCAACGGCGTGAGCGACTGCTTCGATCCCGCGTGCGCAACGGGGGAGATCTGCGGCTGCACCCCGAGTCCTGCCGGCGAGCGCTGTCAGAACGGCGTCGACGACGACTGCGACACGATCGTCGACTGCTTCGACGCGGACTGCTCGGGAACGCCGGCCTGCGGCTGCTCCACCTCGGAGGCCGGGAAGTGCGGCAACGGCGTCGATGACGACTGCGATCTCGCCTTCGACTGCGACGACGCCGACTGCGCCTCCGAGCCGCTTTGCGCCTGCAGCTCCCAGCGCGAGCGCTGCGACAACCGCGAGGATGACGACTGCGATCTCCTGGTCGACTGCGGCGATCCGGACTGCCGCGGCATCTTCCCTTGCGCGTGCGAGCCGCCCGGCTCGCCGGAGCGGTGCGAGGACGGCGTCGACAACGACTGCGACGGGCGCGTCGACTGCGCGGACCCGCAGTGCATCTCCGCGCCGGCCTGCAAGCGCTGCGTGCCGGAGGTCTGCGACGACGGCGTCGACAACAACTGCGACGAGCGCGTGGACTGCGCGGACAGCGCCTGCGCCTTCGCGCCGAACTGCGAGCCGACGCCGGAGCGGTGCAACAACCGCGTCGACGACGACGGCGACGCCCTGGTCGACTGCCAGGACCCGGACTGCGCCAGCAGCCCGGTGTGCGTGATCGAGCAGGCCAACTGCCTGTCGCCGAAGCGCATCCCTGGGACTGGCACCTACACGGGGGACACCACCGGGCACGTGAGCGAGACCCGGGGTGAGTGCGGCGGCGACGCCGGCGAGGCGGTCTTCTTCTTCGTGCTCACCGCGCCGTCGCGCGTGCACCTCGACTCGCGCGGCTCGGGCTTCGACACGGCGCTCTACGTCCGCACAGGCGTCTGCAACTCCGGCCGGGAGATCGGCTGCGACGACGACAGCGGCGGGGCGCAGGCCTCCCTGCTCGATTTCAGCATCCTGTACCCGGGCACCTACTTCGTCTTCCTCGACGGCTTCACGATCGATCCCGCGAGCGGACCGAACGAGGGCCCCTTCGTGCTCAACGTCGAGATCGCCCCGAACCCGCGCGAGATCTGTGACGACGACCTCGACAACGACGGCGATCACTACGTCGACTGCGCCGATCCCGGCTGCGCCACCTTCGGCCCGTGCCGGAGCTGCGCGAAGGGCGCCGCGCCTGGCCCCGAGTTCGGGACCGCCGCGTGCACCGACGGGATCGACAACGACTGCGACGGCGCGCTGGACTGCGCCGACGAGGACTGCAGCGCAAGCGACGTTTACGTGACGGAGTGCTGCAACGGCCTTGATGAAAACGGGAACGGGTTTCCTGACGATTTCAACTGCCGGTGCGCCTCCGACGCCGATTGCGACGGGGGGCAGCTCTGTTACACGCACACGACGTTCACGTGCGGTTTCCCGTGCGAGAGCTTCCGCGGGAGCATCTGTCCCTTCGTGGCGCCGGGGTCGCACTGCAACGATGCGACCCATCAGTGCGAGTTCTGA
- a CDS encoding AAA family ATPase, with protein sequence MSDPEHRNDAETTADEESTALSDAALLERTAEGARRLRSAIAAAVVGQDEVVEAMLITLAARGHALLVGVPGLAKTLLVSSLARALDLSFGRVQFTPDLLPADITGTDVLHEQHGSRSLRFQPGPIFHNLVLADEVNRTPPKTQAALLEAMQERKVTVGTTTHALPDPFQVFATRNPIEQEGTYPLPEAQLDRFLLEIHVTYPSEAEEREVARRTTSGKPPAIAAVLKAREVLAIGRLVPRIPVTDEAVDLAVRLARATRPGAERAAQEVRDYVRYGAGPRGSQALVIAAKARAALRGEAAADVDDVRALLIPALRHRIVLSYRAEADGVRDVDVLSAVERSVR encoded by the coding sequence ATGAGCGATCCCGAGCACAGGAATGACGCCGAGACGACCGCCGACGAGGAATCGACCGCCCTCTCGGATGCCGCGCTCCTCGAGCGCACGGCAGAGGGGGCCAGGCGGCTCCGCTCGGCGATCGCGGCGGCGGTGGTAGGGCAGGACGAGGTCGTCGAGGCCATGCTGATCACGCTCGCCGCGCGCGGGCATGCGCTGCTCGTCGGCGTCCCGGGGCTCGCCAAGACCCTGCTCGTGTCGTCGCTCGCGAGGGCGCTCGACCTGAGCTTCGGGCGCGTCCAGTTCACGCCCGACCTGCTGCCCGCCGACATCACGGGGACCGACGTGCTGCACGAGCAGCACGGGTCGAGGAGCCTGCGCTTCCAGCCCGGTCCCATCTTCCACAACCTCGTCCTCGCGGACGAGGTGAACCGGACCCCGCCGAAGACGCAGGCCGCCCTGCTCGAGGCGATGCAGGAGCGCAAGGTGACCGTCGGGACCACCACGCACGCCCTCCCCGACCCGTTCCAGGTGTTCGCGACGCGAAACCCGATCGAGCAGGAAGGAACCTACCCTCTACCGGAGGCGCAGCTCGACCGCTTCTTGCTGGAGATTCACGTCACCTACCCGAGCGAGGCCGAGGAGCGCGAGGTGGCGCGACGGACGACCTCGGGGAAGCCGCCGGCGATCGCGGCGGTGCTCAAGGCGCGAGAGGTGCTGGCGATCGGGCGCCTCGTCCCGAGGATCCCGGTGACCGACGAGGCCGTGGACCTCGCGGTGCGCCTCGCCAGGGCGACGCGGCCGGGGGCGGAGCGCGCAGCGCAGGAGGTCCGGGACTACGTGCGCTACGGCGCGGGGCCGCGGGGGAGCCAGGCGCTGGTGATCGCGGCCAAGGCGCGCGCCGCGCTCCGCGGCGAAGCAGCCGCAGACGTGGACGACGTGAGGGCGCTGCTGATCCCGGCGCTGCGGCACCGGATCGTGCTGTCGTACCGCGCCGAGGCGGACGGCGTCCGCGACGTCGACGTGCTGAGCGCCGTGGAGAGATCGGTGCGCTGA
- the sixA gene encoding phosphohistidine phosphatase SixA: MEILIIRHGHAVDDAPDLGDAGRWLTGKGRKLTRRVAKWLAKQKDRCPAAIWTSPLVRAVQTAEIIADAAGLTDEVSVVAELSPSRDTAEILRLLSQHQGDQPLALVGHEPSLSALVTSLLGDGGWAGLSLKKSGVVAVSWDGRGPGTLRFALDLKAMKAVTPVKEAQQQAPRAR; encoded by the coding sequence ATGGAGATCCTGATCATTCGCCATGGCCATGCCGTGGATGACGCGCCGGACCTCGGCGACGCAGGTCGCTGGTTGACGGGCAAGGGGCGCAAGCTGACCCGGCGTGTCGCCAAATGGCTCGCGAAGCAGAAGGACCGTTGTCCTGCGGCGATCTGGACGAGCCCCCTCGTGCGCGCGGTGCAGACCGCGGAGATCATCGCCGATGCCGCCGGGCTGACCGACGAGGTGTCGGTGGTCGCCGAGCTCTCTCCCTCACGCGACACGGCCGAGATCCTTCGCCTGCTCTCGCAGCACCAGGGGGATCAGCCGCTGGCGCTGGTGGGGCACGAGCCTTCGTTGTCGGCGCTGGTGACGTCGCTGCTCGGCGATGGCGGCTGGGCTGGCCTGAGCCTGAAGAAGAGCGGCGTCGTCGCGGTGAGCTGGGACGGGCGCGGGCCGGGGACGCTGCGCTTCGCGTTGGATCTGAAGGCCATGAAGGCGGTCACGCCGGTGAAGGAAGCGCAGCAACAGGCGCCTCGCGCGCGGTGA